One genomic region from Rosa rugosa chromosome 1, drRosRugo1.1, whole genome shotgun sequence encodes:
- the LOC133709372 gene encoding uncharacterized protein LOC133709372, producing the protein MFFGIRSPILSKHLVLFVIITISFVFVVSASAESYHLSHTIRLTGGEQINDGGLITWGRRRSLEEHETLVLAKERTRRKDPLNRFKKYTGGWNITERHYWASVGFTAAPFFVAAILWFVICGLSLCLICICYCCRKKEPYGYSRTAYCLSLVTLIIFTLMAIAGCVVLYMGQGLFYDSTRKTLDYLVKEADETAQNLRNVSDSLSAAKKIGLDAIVPPTDIQNQIDEGMGTIKYVSNFLSETTDKTARKSNQVLTDLKLALMVFSAVMLLLVFIGFALSMCGMRFLVYCLVIVGWILVTCTFILCGTFLLIHNAFGDACVSMDEWIQKHPTAHTALDDLLPCVDKNVSQSMLERTKMATYFAVQAVNRVITDGANLDPSDSPLNYNQSGPLLPPVCNPFNEDKTDRKCVPGEVELQQAQEVWQKYVCKVSSPTGQCVSPGRLTPTYFDQMSAFVNVSNALYQYSPFFADLADCTFAKDTFSDISKQHCPGLRLHSKWIYIGLLMVALAVMLSMIFWVIYCRERRHRVYTKKCDSLHYDSLNYGSANYGSANHGSRNFGSGNHGSRNFGSANHGSRNSGSGNHGSRNSGSGNSGSANHGSRNFGGGNHGSRNFGSANTG; encoded by the exons ATGTTCTTCGGCATTAGATCGCCAATCCTGTCGAAGCATTTGGTTCTTTTTGTGATCATAACCATCTCCTTCGTCTTTGTTGTTTCAGCTTCTGCAGAAAGCTATCACCTTTCTCACACTATCCGATTGACAG GGGGAGAGCAAATAAATGATGGTGGGTTGATCACATGGGGAAGAAGGAGGTCTCTTGAAGAACACGAGactttggtattggctaaggAAAGGACACGCAGGAAGGACCCTCTAAATAGATTTAAGAAGTACACGGGTGGCTGGAATATAACAGAACGGCATTACTGGGCT TCAGTTGGTTTTACCGCGGCTCCTTTCTTTGTCGCTGCTATTTTGTGGTTCGTGATTTGCGGGTTAAGCTTGTGCCTTATCTGTATCTGTTATTGCTGTCGTAAAAAAGAGCCTTATGGCTATTCTAGAACAGCCTATTGCCTCTCTCTCGTCACCCTCATTATCTTCACCCTCATGGCAAT TGCTGGATGCGTTGTGCTGTACATGGGTCAGGGATTGTTCTACGACAGTACAAGAAAGACATTGGATTACCTTGTGAAGGAGGCAGATGAAACTGCTCAAAACCTCAGGAATGTGTCAGATTCTCTTAGCGCAGCTAAGAAGATCGGACTTGACGCCATAGTTCCTCCGACAGATATTCAGAATCAAATTGACGAGGGTATGGGAACAATAAAGTATGTTTCCAATTTTCTTTCTGAAACAACTGATAAGACTGCACGGAAGTCAAATCAAGTCTTAACAGACTT GAAGCTGGCGCTCATGGTTTTTTCTGCTGTTATGCTCCTTCTGGTCTTTATTGGATTTG CACTTTCCATGTGCGGGATGCGATTTCTTGTATACTG CTTGGTGATTGTTGGGTGGATTCTTGTTACCTGTACATTCATCTTGTGCGGTACATTTCTCCTCATCCATAA TGCGTTTGGAGATGCATGTGTCTCCATGGATGAGTGGATTCAAAAGCACCCCACAGCCCACACTGCTTTGGACGATCTACTTCCATGTGTGGACAAAAATGTAAGCCAGAGCATGTTGGAACGGACCAAGATGGCAACCTACTTTGCTGTTCAAGCGGTTAATCGTGTCATCACCGATGGTGCAAATCTTGATCCTTCTGACAGTCCATTAAATTACAATCAGTCTGGCCCTTTATTACCACCAGTCTGCAACCCCTTCAATGAGGATAAAACTGATCGGAAATGTGTTCCTGGTGAAGTGGAATTGcaacaagcacaagag GTATGGCAGAAATACGTATGTAAGGTTTCTAGTCCAACTGGCCAGTGTGTATCACCAGGGCGGCTGACTCCTACCTACTTCGATCAAATGTCAGCTTTTGTAAATGTGAGCAACGCACTGTATCAGTACAGTCCATTCTTTGCTGATCTTGCAGACTGCACATTTGCTAAGGATACATTCTCGGACATAAGTAAACAGCATTGTCCCGGTCTGCGACTACATAGTAAATGGATCTACATTGGCTTGTTAATGGTAGCCTTAGCTGTAATGTTGTCTATGATCTTCTGGGTGATTTACTGCCGGGAACGAAGACATCGCGTGTATACTAAAAAATGTGACAGTTTACACTATGACAGTTTAAACTATGGCAGTGCAAACTATGGCAGTGCAAATCATGGCAGCAGAAACTTTGGCAGTGGAAATCATGGCAGTAGAAACTTTGGCAGCGCAAATCATGGCAGTAGAAACTCTGGCAGTGGAAATCATGGCAGTAGAAACTCTGGCAGTGGAAACTCTGGCAGCGCAAATCATGGCAGTAGAAACTTTGGCGGTGGAAATCATGGCAGTAGAAACTTTGGCAGTGCAAATACTGGATAG